In Candidatus Bathyarchaeia archaeon, the following are encoded in one genomic region:
- a CDS encoding acetate--CoA ligase family protein, protein MKLEAFFNPKSISVIGVSREPWKVGHRLFKNLVESGFSGRLYPINPNADEILGFKCYKSVKDVPGDVDLAVIVVPARIVPSVIEDCGAKGVKGVIVISAGFGETGREGAQLEREILNICRRYGIRLQGPNCLGIISVQSRVNASFAPAMPIPGNIAFVSQSGAIGSTILNWAVRNEIGFTKFISLGNEADLNAADFIEALGEDEETKVIGLYIEGVKEGTRFIEIARNVTRKKPIIAIKAGTTDAGVKAVSSHTGSLAGSDVAFSAAFRKAGIIRVNTLEELFNLVLAFGSQPIPKGKRTLIVTNGGGPGILAADACEKLGLELPFLEYEIIEDLRKVMPPHASLGNPLDVLGDADESRYKIALEAGLKSNNIDGIIVILTPQAVTPYDKIAETIASLSNTSNKPIIASFMGLEDNSLAIKILKKNRVPNYYFPESAVYVLKSMYEYGLIAGAPIEERIPHVEIDENKIREVIERARIENRLSLTIDEGIRIAEAAGVPVPKASLAKSREEAGFIADSIGYPVAMKIVSPDILHKTDIGGVILGIKSRAEVEENYDLLVRRARLTMPGAKINGVLVQSMVPPGKEIIVGAVRDVQFGPLLMFGLGGIYVNFLRDVSYRLCPLTRAEAAGMIEETKAYVLLRGVRGEPPSDIDSVIDVMLKISYIMSRFKDISEIEINPLFVYESGEGCIGVDIRVTISRL, encoded by the coding sequence ATGAAACTAGAAGCTTTCTTTAATCCGAAGTCTATATCTGTTATAGGTGTCAGTAGAGAACCATGGAAAGTTGGACATAGATTATTTAAAAACCTTGTTGAATCCGGGTTTAGTGGAAGATTATACCCAATAAACCCGAACGCTGATGAAATATTGGGCTTTAAGTGCTACAAGAGTGTTAAGGATGTTCCGGGCGATGTTGACTTAGCGGTCATAGTTGTTCCGGCAAGGATTGTCCCATCGGTTATTGAAGACTGTGGCGCGAAAGGCGTGAAGGGTGTCATCGTTATATCAGCTGGCTTTGGGGAGACTGGTAGGGAGGGGGCGCAATTAGAACGTGAAATACTTAACATATGTAGGAGATATGGTATACGGTTGCAGGGACCGAACTGTCTAGGTATAATAAGCGTCCAGAGCCGTGTGAATGCCTCTTTCGCACCAGCTATGCCTATCCCTGGAAATATAGCTTTTGTCTCACAGAGCGGTGCCATTGGAAGCACAATATTGAATTGGGCGGTTAGGAATGAGATTGGCTTCACGAAATTTATAAGCTTAGGGAATGAAGCCGACCTAAATGCTGCCGACTTCATAGAGGCTTTAGGCGAAGACGAAGAGACAAAAGTAATTGGGCTCTATATTGAGGGCGTTAAGGAGGGTACGCGCTTCATAGAGATCGCTAGAAATGTGACGCGGAAAAAGCCCATAATAGCCATAAAAGCTGGAACAACGGATGCTGGTGTAAAGGCAGTTTCATCCCACACTGGCTCCTTAGCTGGCTCAGATGTAGCATTTTCAGCAGCCTTCAGGAAGGCTGGAATAATAAGAGTTAACACCTTAGAAGAACTCTTCAATCTAGTTTTGGCATTTGGTTCGCAGCCAATCCCAAAGGGAAAAAGAACTCTAATAGTGACAAATGGAGGCGGTCCGGGTATATTAGCTGCAGACGCATGTGAAAAGCTGGGTTTAGAGTTGCCTTTTCTGGAATATGAGATCATTGAGGATCTTCGGAAGGTTATGCCTCCACATGCAAGTTTAGGTAATCCGCTAGATGTTTTGGGTGATGCTGATGAGAGCCGGTATAAAATAGCCCTAGAGGCTGGATTAAAGAGCAATAATATTGACGGAATAATTGTTATTTTGACGCCGCAGGCTGTGACGCCCTATGATAAAATCGCTGAGACAATTGCTAGCTTAAGTAATACATCAAATAAACCCATAATCGCATCTTTTATGGGACTTGAAGATAATTCACTTGCAATCAAAATCCTCAAGAAAAATCGGGTTCCTAACTACTACTTCCCAGAATCAGCAGTTTATGTCCTAAAATCAATGTATGAGTATGGGCTTATAGCGGGCGCTCCAATCGAAGAGCGAATTCCACATGTAGAGATTGATGAGAATAAGATCCGAGAAGTTATTGAAAGGGCACGTATTGAGAATCGACTAAGCTTAACAATCGATGAAGGTATAAGAATTGCTGAGGCGGCTGGTGTACCGGTACCAAAGGCTTCGTTAGCTAAAAGCAGGGAGGAAGCTGGCTTCATAGCTGATAGTATAGGTTATCCGGTAGCTATGAAGATTGTTTCACCAGACATACTCCATAAAACAGATATAGGTGGAGTAATATTGGGGATTAAGAGTAGAGCTGAGGTGGAAGAAAATTATGATCTCCTTGTTAGAAGAGCGCGTTTAACCATGCCGGGGGCCAAAATAAACGGCGTTTTAGTGCAGAGTATGGTTCCACCTGGAAAGGAGATTATTGTTGGCGCTGTCAGAGATGTACAGTTCGGTCCATTATTAATGTTTGGTTTAGGCGGGATCTACGTTAACTTCTTAAGGGATGTATCATACCGCCTATGTCCATTAACTAGGGCTGAAGCTGCTGGGATGATTGAGGAGACTAAAGCGTATGTGCTTCTCAGGGGTGTTAGGGGTGAACCGCCCTCAGACATAGACTCTGTAATAGATGTTATGCTTAAAATCTCATATATTATGAGCAGATTTAAGGATATTTCTGAGATAGAGATTAACCCCCTATTTGTTTATGAGAGCGGTGAGGGGTGCATTGGGGTAGATATAAGAGTAACAATTAGCAGATTATAA
- a CDS encoding GNAT family N-acetyltransferase gives MIEREQLRNRSYDDKRMSLTEALSYIKTGDHIFIGSACGEPQYLVRGLVEKADHLADNEILHVHTLGVAPYAKPMYSNRFRMNAFFVGINTRKAVAEGRADYTPTFLFDLPYLIKRGIVQIDVALIQVTPPDEHGFCSLGVSVDVTKAAAERAKLVIAQVNRRMPRVLGDSFIHIKDIDIIVEHDEPVLEAPRPEPDIVSERIARYVSELIEDESTLQIGIGSIPDAILDSLVDKKDLGIHTELLTEGVVDLVEEGVITCAKKTINRGKIVASFAMGTRKLYDFIDNNPMVEFHPSDYVNNPFIISQHDKMIAINQALEVDLTGQVCSDSLGYRFYSGLGGQADFMRGARLSRGGKAITVIPSTAKDGKISRIKDFLTKGAGVVLTRGDVDYVVTEYGVAHLRGKTIKERALALISIANPKFRNKLLERAKKYHYVPEEIMPFPEIEYPEELQRHIILKDGTKVLLRPIKPPDATMKQHFFYALSRESIKRRYLSSLNLMPLRRIWPYVIVDYYNEMSIVGTIIEDGNEVIVAMGSYSRIPNTDIAEVALVVRDDWQNKGLGTALFNYLAEIAKNRGIKKLAAWVLLENTKMMHIFRKSGYPLRYRVEGNLYYVEIDLKRP, from the coding sequence ATGATTGAGAGGGAGCAGCTACGCAATAGGTCATATGACGATAAGAGGATGAGCTTAACTGAGGCGCTAAGTTATATAAAGACTGGAGACCATATCTTCATAGGCTCAGCGTGCGGCGAGCCTCAATATCTTGTCAGAGGTTTAGTTGAGAAAGCTGACCACCTAGCGGATAATGAGATTCTTCATGTGCATACACTTGGTGTTGCCCCATATGCTAAGCCAATGTATTCAAATAGGTTCCGTATGAATGCGTTCTTCGTTGGGATTAATACTCGCAAAGCGGTAGCTGAGGGTAGAGCAGATTATACACCAACATTCCTCTTTGATCTACCATACTTAATAAAGAGGGGCATAGTTCAAATCGATGTAGCGCTAATACAGGTTACACCTCCTGATGAGCACGGATTCTGCAGTCTAGGCGTGTCAGTTGATGTTACGAAAGCTGCTGCTGAAAGAGCTAAGCTTGTTATAGCGCAGGTTAATAGAAGGATGCCCAGGGTTTTAGGAGACAGCTTCATACATATAAAGGATATTGATATTATTGTTGAGCATGACGAGCCCGTCCTCGAAGCTCCCCGCCCAGAACCAGACATAGTATCAGAGCGCATAGCAAGATACGTCTCAGAGCTTATTGAGGATGAATCAACCCTTCAAATAGGGATAGGCAGCATACCTGATGCAATACTAGATTCCTTAGTGGACAAGAAAGATTTAGGAATACATACGGAGCTGCTGACAGAGGGAGTTGTAGACTTAGTTGAGGAGGGTGTAATAACATGCGCGAAGAAGACGATTAATCGAGGCAAAATAGTAGCGTCATTCGCTATGGGGACGCGGAAACTCTACGACTTCATAGATAATAACCCAATGGTTGAGTTTCATCCCTCTGATTACGTAAATAACCCATTTATAATAAGCCAGCACGACAAGATGATTGCGATAAATCAGGCGCTTGAAGTAGACTTAACTGGACAGGTTTGCTCGGACTCGCTTGGTTACAGGTTCTATAGTGGATTGGGCGGGCAGGCAGATTTCATGAGGGGTGCTAGGTTATCTAGAGGCGGAAAGGCTATAACGGTTATACCATCAACCGCTAAGGATGGAAAAATATCGCGCATAAAAGATTTTCTGACAAAGGGAGCTGGTGTTGTTTTAACTAGGGGTGATGTAGACTACGTGGTTACCGAGTATGGTGTAGCCCATCTTAGGGGTAAAACTATAAAGGAGAGAGCCTTAGCGCTAATAAGTATTGCAAACCCGAAGTTCAGGAATAAACTGCTTGAGCGGGCTAAAAAGTATCATTATGTTCCCGAGGAGATTATGCCCTTCCCAGAGATAGAATACCCTGAGGAGCTTCAGCGGCATATTATATTAAAGGATGGCACGAAAGTTCTGCTTAGGCCAATAAAGCCTCCTGATGCAACCATGAAGCAGCACTTCTTCTATGCACTTTCGAGAGAGAGCATTAAAAGAAGATATTTGAGCTCATTGAATCTCATGCCACTAAGGCGCATATGGCCATATGTAATTGTGGACTATTATAATGAAATGAGTATTGTCGGAACTATAATTGAGGATGGAAATGAGGTTATAGTGGCCATGGGGAGCTACTCACGCATACCAAACACTGATATAGCTGAGGTGGCGTTAGTTGTTAGGGATGATTGGCAGAATAAGGGGCTTGGAACAGCACTATTCAATTATCTTGCTGAAATTGCCAAAAATCGCGGGATAAAGAAGCTTGCAGCATGGGTTTTACTTGAAAATACAAAAATGATGCATATATTTAGAAAATCTGGCTACCCGCTGAGATATAGGGTTGAAGGAAACCTATATTATGTTGAAATAGATTTAAAGAGACCTTAA
- a CDS encoding 50S ribosomal protein L18, producing the protein MMAKGPSYSVPFRRRREGKTDYRLRKKLIISKMPRLVVRKTGRNIITQLVRATVIGDIVITSAHSCELRKIYGWLGSLNNLSAAYLTGLLCGLRAAAKGVKKAILDIGLHTPSKGAGVFAAMKGFVDAGVEVPHDESILPDESRIRGEHIAKYAEMLESEDYEKYSRFFSEYLARNLPPQKLPEHFDMIREKILAEFKTQEKIGKTNI; encoded by the coding sequence ATGATGGCTAAGGGGCCGTCATATAGCGTCCCATTTAGGAGACGTAGGGAGGGCAAAACAGACTATAGGCTTAGAAAGAAACTTATTATTTCAAAAATGCCTAGACTTGTTGTTAGAAAGACTGGAAGAAATATTATTACACAGCTTGTTAGGGCAACTGTTATAGGCGATATTGTGATAACATCAGCCCACTCTTGTGAGCTAAGGAAAATATATGGCTGGCTTGGAAGTCTAAACAATCTCTCAGCAGCATATTTAACTGGACTATTATGCGGCTTAAGAGCTGCTGCTAAGGGTGTTAAAAAGGCTATACTGGATATAGGATTGCATACGCCGTCTAAGGGTGCCGGAGTATTCGCTGCTATGAAGGGTTTTGTGGATGCTGGTGTAGAGGTTCCGCATGATGAAAGCATATTGCCTGATGAATCCAGAATACGCGGTGAGCACATAGCTAAATATGCTGAGATGTTGGAATCAGAAGATTATGAGAAATATTCAAGGTTCTTCTCAGAGTATTTAGCTAGAAACTTGCCGCCTCAGAAACTTCCCGAACACTTTGATATGATTAGAGAGAAAATATTGGCGGAATTCAAAACCCAAGAAAAAATAGGTAAAACAAATATATAG
- a CDS encoding 50S ribosomal protein L19e, translating to MLSLRSQRRMAAEILGVGEERVWIDPERIEDVETAITREDIKRLIHEGVIRKVKEKGVSRARARIIHEKKKRGRRRGVGSRSGSVNARMDSDRVWVEKIKALRRRLRELKEKRIITTKVYRQLYLKAKAGVFKSISDLHRYIEVHGLRRRR from the coding sequence ATTTTGAGTTTAAGAAGCCAGCGTAGAATGGCTGCTGAAATCCTTGGCGTTGGCGAAGAAAGAGTTTGGATAGACCCTGAGAGAATTGAGGATGTTGAAACTGCAATAACTAGGGAGGATATTAAGAGACTGATACATGAAGGTGTAATAAGGAAGGTTAAAGAGAAGGGTGTTAGCCGGGCTCGTGCAAGAATAATCCATGAGAAAAAGAAGAGAGGTAGGCGTAGAGGTGTGGGTAGTAGAAGCGGCTCCGTGAATGCTAGAATGGATTCGGATAGGGTTTGGGTTGAGAAGATTAAGGCTCTGAGAAGAAGGCTCCGCGAGCTAAAAGAGAAGCGGATTATAACGACAAAGGTTTATAGGCAGCTTTATCTTAAGGCTAAGGCTGGAGTCTTTAAGTCTATTTCAGACTTACACCGCTATATTGAGGTTCATGGATTAAGGAGGAGACGATGA
- a CDS encoding 50S ribosomal protein L32e, translating into MSTGEERSMLEKMVELREKVKSKKPDFVRQESWRYVRVDEGWRKPRGIDSKMRKEVKGWPARVKVGYRGPKTARGLHPSAYREVIVYNVDDLSGVDPKTEAIRIAHRVGAKKKAEILNKARELGIRVLNPGLAAKAELSKSKKSSQ; encoded by the coding sequence TTGAGCACAGGCGAGGAAAGATCAATGCTGGAGAAAATGGTTGAGCTAAGGGAGAAGGTAAAAAGCAAGAAACCGGACTTTGTTAGGCAGGAGAGCTGGCGCTACGTGCGCGTTGATGAGGGCTGGAGGAAACCTAGGGGCATAGATAGTAAGATGCGCAAGGAGGTTAAGGGATGGCCGGCTAGAGTTAAGGTTGGATATAGGGGGCCTAAAACCGCTAGAGGTCTCCATCCATCGGCTTATAGGGAGGTTATAGTCTATAATGTTGATGATTTAAGTGGAGTGGATCCTAAGACTGAGGCTATAAGAATAGCGCATAGGGTTGGAGCAAAGAAGAAGGCTGAGATACTTAATAAGGCTAGAGAGCTTGGTATACGTGTTTTAAATCCAGGTCTGGCTGCAAAAGCTGAGCTCAGTAAGTCTAAGAAATCTAGTCAATAA
- a CDS encoding 50S ribosomal protein L6, whose amino-acid sequence MQEIEIRKIKIPEGVKVNINGKIVEVIGEKGRLIRDFSKHPVTIQASNNEIEISALWPRKKEKACVGTVAAHIRNMIRGVTKGFTYKLKIVFAHFPISVKVSGDKVLIENFMGERAPRIAKIVGDTKVIVKGDDIIVQGIDIEEVSQTAANIEQTTRIKDRDPRRFLDGIYVYEKMEGLVS is encoded by the coding sequence ATGCAGGAGATTGAGATCAGAAAAATCAAGATTCCCGAGGGTGTTAAAGTTAACATAAATGGGAAGATCGTAGAAGTTATAGGGGAAAAGGGTCGTTTAATTAGGGATTTCTCTAAGCATCCGGTAACAATACAGGCTTCAAATAATGAGATTGAGATCTCAGCTTTATGGCCTAGAAAGAAGGAGAAGGCTTGTGTTGGAACAGTTGCAGCTCATATTAGGAATATGATTAGGGGTGTTACTAAGGGCTTCACGTATAAGCTTAAGATCGTATTTGCGCACTTCCCAATATCAGTTAAAGTCAGCGGAGACAAAGTTTTAATAGAGAATTTCATGGGTGAAAGGGCTCCAAGGATTGCGAAGATAGTTGGCGACACAAAGGTTATTGTTAAGGGTGACGATATAATAGTGCAGGGAATAGATATTGAGGAAGTTAGCCAAACAGCCGCTAACATAGAGCAGACGACAAGGATAAAAGATAGAGATCCACGTAGGTTCCTAGATGGCATATATGTCTATGAAAAGATGGAGGGATTGGTTAGTTGA
- a CDS encoding 30S ribosomal protein S8: MNLDTIANGLTTIFNNEMRRKKECYITPASKLLGNVLRVMQMSGYIGEIEFIDDGRTGKFRVQLLGRINRCGAIRPRYSFKAKDLENWEKTYLPAKDMGILIVTTSQGVMSHLEAKKRNIGGKLLAYVY; the protein is encoded by the coding sequence ATGAATTTGGACACCATAGCAAATGGTTTAACAACAATTTTTAATAATGAAATGAGGCGGAAGAAGGAATGTTATATAACCCCAGCCTCAAAGCTTTTGGGTAATGTGCTTAGGGTTATGCAGATGAGTGGATATATTGGCGAGATCGAATTTATTGACGACGGTAGAACTGGTAAATTCAGGGTTCAGCTTTTAGGTAGAATAAATAGGTGTGGAGCCATAAGACCGAGATACTCTTTCAAGGCTAAAGATCTTGAAAATTGGGAGAAAACTTATCTTCCAGCTAAGGATATGGGTATACTTATTGTTACAACATCTCAGGGCGTTATGTCTCATTTGGAAGCTAAGAAGAGAAATATTGGAGGGAAGCTGCTAGCGTACGTTTATTGA
- a CDS encoding 30S ribosomal protein S14, with protein MNSEKQQKKVRKFGKGSRPCRRCGSYGPIIRKYGLNLCRHCFREVAEKLGFKKYN; from the coding sequence GTGAACTCTGAAAAACAACAGAAAAAAGTGAGGAAGTTCGGTAAAGGTAGTAGACCATGTCGGAGATGCGGTTCCTATGGACCGATAATAAGGAAATATGGGTTAAACCTCTGCCGCCACTGCTTCAGGGAAGTAGCCGAGAAGCTAGGTTTCAAAAAATATAATTGA
- a CDS encoding 50S ribosomal protein L5, translating into MLSAKSIEDFRAKWQENPMLKPRIEKVVVNVSVGKSGEPLEKAMKILEELTGQKPCFRKAKKTIRDFGIRRKEPIACLVTLRGKKAVEFLKRTLEAINNRIPAASFDKFGNFSFGISEHIDIPGARYSPDLGIIGMDICVSLCRPGYRIKYRRRARSKIGLKHRLTAGEAMAFMIDEFGVEITEEKREKKPRRGRKK; encoded by the coding sequence ATGCTGTCAGCTAAATCAATCGAAGACTTTAGAGCTAAGTGGCAGGAAAACCCAATGCTTAAACCTAGAATTGAAAAGGTAGTTGTCAATGTCTCCGTTGGAAAATCCGGTGAACCATTAGAGAAGGCAATGAAGATACTTGAGGAGTTAACGGGGCAGAAACCATGCTTTAGAAAGGCTAAAAAGACAATTAGGGATTTTGGGATAAGACGAAAAGAACCTATAGCATGCTTAGTGACGCTTAGGGGTAAAAAAGCTGTGGAATTTTTGAAGAGAACCCTAGAAGCTATCAATAATAGGATTCCAGCAGCCTCATTCGATAAGTTTGGAAACTTCTCCTTCGGCATAAGTGAGCATATAGATATTCCAGGCGCAAGGTATTCGCCTGACTTAGGCATAATAGGTATGGATATCTGTGTATCCTTATGTAGGCCCGGTTACAGAATTAAATATAGGCGTAGGGCAAGATCTAAAATTGGCTTAAAGCATAGGTTAACTGCTGGAGAGGCTATGGCATTTATGATTGATGAGTTTGGTGTCGAAATAACTGAAGAGAAGAGGGAGAAGAAACCTAGAAGGGGGAGAAAAAAGTGA
- a CDS encoding 30S ribosomal protein S4e, whose translation MGKMGGSRHLKREVTPVFWPIHRKKFVWALKPSPGSHPIERCMPLGIVVRDLLGFAKTMREAKKIISQGKILVDGRIRRDEHFPIGLMDVVSIPEINANYRVLPCEKGLTLFKIGEEEAKYKICRIENKTVVDGGHIQLNLHDGRNILIRSEDPSNPAGNIYRTLDTLKIGLPNQEILEHLKLDNGMMAIIADGENIGKYGIIKSIEIREGQKRRRSLVSIEDKSGAIYQTILDYIFVIGDSSPRISLHSLEEAYAVS comes from the coding sequence ATGGGTAAGATGGGTGGTAGCAGACACCTTAAGCGTGAAGTAACACCTGTATTCTGGCCTATACACAGAAAGAAGTTTGTTTGGGCTTTAAAGCCTAGTCCAGGTTCCCATCCAATTGAGCGTTGCATGCCCCTAGGTATTGTTGTACGTGACCTTTTAGGTTTTGCTAAAACTATGAGGGAAGCTAAGAAGATAATTTCTCAAGGCAAGATCCTTGTTGATGGAAGAATTAGACGTGATGAACATTTTCCAATCGGGTTAATGGATGTTGTCTCAATACCGGAGATTAACGCAAATTATAGGGTTCTTCCATGTGAGAAGGGTCTGACCCTATTTAAAATAGGTGAGGAAGAAGCGAAATATAAAATCTGTAGAATTGAAAATAAGACTGTTGTTGATGGTGGTCATATTCAGCTTAATCTTCATGATGGTAGAAACATTTTGATTCGCAGTGAAGATCCAAGTAATCCCGCTGGGAACATTTATCGGACACTTGACACATTGAAGATAGGCTTACCAAACCAAGAGATTCTTGAACATCTAAAATTAGATAATGGTATGATGGCTATAATCGCTGATGGGGAGAATATTGGAAAATACGGGATAATTAAATCCATTGAGATCCGAGAAGGGCAGAAGAGACGTAGGAGCTTAGTATCGATAGAGGATAAAAGCGGAGCAATATACCAGACTATACTGGATTACATATTTGTTATAGGTGATAGCAGCCCAAGAATATCCTTGCACAGTTTGGAGGAAGCCTATGCTGTCAGCTAA
- the rplX gene encoding 50S ribosomal protein L24 — MKSKTIKPSKQRKRLFQAPYHIRGKILSAHLSSELRKLYRTRSIPIRRGDTVRVLRGDYKGVEGKVIRVDRKKFRIFIEGITREKADGSTVFIPIHSSKVEIIRLNLDDKFRKKILERRGLIEEAKEVKGVLEKEAEPMVQTSTNIEGV; from the coding sequence ATGAAGAGCAAAACTATTAAGCCAAGTAAACAGAGGAAAAGGCTTTTTCAAGCACCATATCATATACGAGGCAAGATTCTTTCGGCGCACCTATCATCTGAATTGCGGAAATTATATAGGACAAGATCCATCCCTATTAGGAGGGGCGATACAGTTAGGGTTCTTAGAGGAGACTATAAAGGTGTTGAGGGGAAAGTTATAAGGGTTGATAGAAAGAAATTCCGGATATTTATTGAAGGCATAACCCGCGAGAAGGCGGATGGGTCGACCGTGTTTATCCCCATTCATTCATCTAAAGTTGAAATAATACGCTTAAATCTAGATGATAAGTTTAGGAAAAAGATATTAGAGAGAAGAGGCCTTATTGAGGAGGCAAAAGAAGTTAAAGGGGTCTTGGAAAAAGAGGCTGAGCCTATGGTTCAAACATCAACTAATATTGAAGGTGTATGA
- a CDS encoding 50S ribosomal protein L14 produces the protein MRISRGVNVGSLIKCTDNSGAKVLRLVQVVGYKGRHRRVPAASVGDIVIVSVRKGTPDMRKKLFHAVIVRQRKPYRRPEGIWVQFEDNAAVIITPDGEMRGSEIHGPVAREAAERWPRIASAASIII, from the coding sequence ATGAGGATTAGCAGAGGAGTAAATGTAGGATCACTAATTAAGTGCACTGATAACTCTGGAGCTAAAGTGCTTAGGTTAGTTCAAGTTGTAGGATATAAGGGTAGGCATAGAAGGGTTCCGGCGGCATCAGTGGGCGACATAGTTATAGTCTCTGTTAGAAAGGGGACGCCTGATATGCGAAAGAAACTTTTCCACGCAGTTATAGTTAGGCAGAGGAAACCCTACAGGCGCCCAGAGGGTATATGGGTTCAATTTGAGGATAATGCTGCCGTCATAATAACACCCGATGGTGAGATGCGCGGTTCAGAGATTCATGGTCCGGTTGCCAGAGAGGCTGCTGAGAGGTGGCCTAGAATAGCTAGCGCTGCTAGTATAATAATATGA
- a CDS encoding 30S ribosomal protein S17, giving the protein MSLESVKKPEKTCDDPNCPFHGSLKIRGRILEGIVVSAKMDKTVIVRRDYVKYVPKYKRYERRHSRIPAHNPPCIKAAENDFVKIAECRPISKTVSFVVIEKVEK; this is encoded by the coding sequence ATGTCGCTCGAATCCGTTAAAAAGCCTGAGAAAACATGTGATGACCCGAATTGCCCCTTCCATGGTTCCCTAAAAATTAGGGGTAGAATACTTGAGGGTATAGTTGTTAGTGCTAAAATGGATAAAACAGTCATCGTTAGACGTGATTATGTTAAATATGTGCCTAAGTATAAGCGTTATGAGCGGAGACATAGCCGAATACCAGCCCATAATCCACCATGCATTAAAGCGGCTGAAAATGATTTTGTCAAGATAGCTGAATGCAGACCTATAAGTAAAACTGTCTCATTTGTAGTAATAGAGAAGGTGGAGAAGTGA
- a CDS encoding ribonuclease P protein subunit has protein sequence MKNMSYIIQDEFIGLKLKVIKCKNPSCIGLSGRVIDETRNTFKILCENGEEKTLIKGDCVFHFTLPNKTVIEIDGKVLIGRPEDRVKKITRRRW, from the coding sequence ATGAAGAACATGTCCTACATTATACAGGATGAATTTATTGGATTAAAACTTAAGGTTATCAAATGTAAAAACCCAAGTTGTATTGGTTTATCCGGTAGAGTTATTGATGAAACTAGGAATACATTTAAAATTCTATGTGAGAATGGTGAAGAGAAAACATTAATTAAGGGGGATTGTGTTTTTCATTTTACTCTGCCGAATAAAACTGTTATTGAAATTGATGGTAAAGTTTTAATTGGTCGACCTGAAGATAGGGTTAAGAAAATAACTAGGAGACGTTGGTAA
- the rpmC gene encoding 50S ribosomal protein L29, producing the protein MAILRIKEIRNMSREEREKRLNELRVELARLRTMVKAGGTIEKPARIREIRRTIARILTVNNEEMSGAK; encoded by the coding sequence TTGGCGATTCTTAGGATAAAAGAGATTAGAAATATGTCCCGTGAGGAGCGGGAGAAGAGACTTAATGAATTACGCGTTGAGCTTGCTAGGTTAAGAACTATGGTTAAAGCGGGCGGCACCATTGAGAAGCCAGCTAGAATTCGAGAGATTAGGCGGACAATAGCGCGCATCCTAACAGTTAATAATGAGGAGATGAGTGGGGCTAAATAA
- a CDS encoding 30S ribosomal protein S3: MSYIKHFMSESIRKAEIDEFLWKEFEKAGYGGVTITKTPLGTNIVIYAMRPGFVIGRGGETIKNLAKVLEEKFNLPNPQISVAEIEVPELNPYVMASRIAAALRRGVHFRRVGFWALNQIMSAGALGAEIIISGKLRTERARAEKFRDGYIPKSGEPAMKYVKKAVTHVQLKPGIFGVKVLIVSPESSFPDQVKFVEEAKDQS; encoded by the coding sequence ATGTCCTACATTAAGCATTTCATGAGCGAATCCATTAGGAAAGCTGAAATAGATGAGTTTCTTTGGAAAGAGTTTGAGAAGGCTGGTTATGGCGGTGTCACTATAACTAAGACTCCCTTGGGAACAAACATAGTCATATATGCTATGCGCCCAGGTTTTGTAATAGGGCGAGGCGGGGAAACAATAAAGAATCTTGCTAAGGTCTTAGAGGAGAAATTTAATCTTCCAAATCCACAAATATCCGTCGCGGAAATAGAGGTTCCAGAATTAAACCCATATGTTATGGCATCTAGAATAGCGGCTGCTCTTAGACGTGGTGTTCATTTTAGAAGGGTTGGCTTCTGGGCTTTAAATCAGATAATGAGCGCTGGCGCGCTTGGAGCTGAGATAATTATAAGTGGTAAACTTAGAACTGAGCGGGCTAGAGCTGAGAAATTCCGGGATGGATATATACCTAAAAGCGGGGAGCCAGCTATGAAATATGTTAAGAAGGCGGTTACACATGTTCAGCTGAAGCCCGGAATATTTGGCGTTAAAGTCCTTATAGTTTCGCCGGAATCTAGTTTCCCAGATCAGGTAAAATTCGTTGAGGAAGCTAAGGATCAATCCTAG